From one Microbacterium aurum genomic stretch:
- a CDS encoding bifunctional 2-methylcitrate synthase/citrate synthase, which produces MPDQDIHKGLAGVVADVTSVSKVNPETNSLLYRGYPVHELAATQPAEAVAYLLWNGELPTDDQLADLRRTERQHRALADDVKAVIDLTPLDAHPMDELRSAVSVLGARDLAGTGSVLDAGGTPEENLQRSIRLFAALPAIVAYGQRRRRGEELIAPRDDLDYAANFLWMTFGTEADPVVVDAFNRSMILYAEHSFNASTFTARVITSTLSDLYSAVVGAIGALKGPLHGGANEAVLHIFDEIGDADNVVPWLDRALAEKRKIMGFGHRVYKRGDSRVPTMKAALDTLIAHYDRPDVEALYATLEREFVARKGIYPNLDYPSGPAYNLMGFDTLTFTPLFVAARVVGWTAHIMEQAASNALIRPLSAYVGPDERHIEGFVDEVGTSAISLRAAEADA; this is translated from the coding sequence ATGCCCGACCAGGACATCCACAAGGGGCTCGCGGGGGTCGTCGCTGACGTCACGTCGGTGAGCAAGGTGAACCCCGAGACCAACTCGCTGCTCTACCGCGGCTACCCCGTGCACGAGCTCGCCGCGACCCAGCCCGCCGAGGCGGTGGCGTACCTGCTGTGGAACGGCGAGCTGCCGACCGATGACCAGCTCGCCGACCTGCGCCGGACCGAGCGGCAGCACCGCGCGCTCGCCGACGACGTGAAGGCCGTCATCGACCTCACTCCGCTCGATGCCCATCCGATGGACGAGCTCCGCTCGGCCGTCAGCGTCCTCGGTGCCCGCGACCTCGCCGGCACCGGGTCGGTGCTCGACGCCGGAGGCACGCCGGAGGAGAACCTGCAGCGCAGCATCCGCCTCTTCGCGGCGCTGCCGGCCATCGTCGCGTACGGCCAGCGGCGGCGGCGCGGCGAAGAGCTGATCGCCCCCCGCGACGACCTCGACTATGCCGCCAACTTCCTCTGGATGACGTTCGGCACCGAGGCCGACCCCGTCGTCGTCGACGCGTTCAACCGCTCGATGATCCTGTACGCGGAGCACTCCTTCAACGCGTCGACGTTCACGGCGCGGGTCATCACGTCGACCCTCAGCGATCTGTACTCCGCGGTGGTGGGCGCGATCGGCGCGCTCAAGGGCCCGCTGCACGGCGGCGCGAACGAGGCCGTGCTGCACATCTTCGACGAGATCGGGGATGCCGACAACGTCGTCCCCTGGCTCGATCGCGCGCTCGCGGAGAAGCGCAAGATCATGGGCTTCGGCCACCGCGTGTACAAGCGCGGGGACTCGCGCGTGCCGACGATGAAGGCCGCGCTCGACACCCTCATCGCGCACTACGACCGCCCCGACGTGGAGGCGCTGTACGCGACGCTCGAGCGCGAGTTCGTGGCGCGCAAGGGCATCTACCCGAACCTCGACTATCCGTCCGGCCCGGCCTACAACCTGATGGGCTTCGACACCCTGACTTTCACGCCGCTGTTCGTCGCGGCGCGCGTCGTGGGCTGGACGGCGCACATCATGGAGCAGGCGGCATCCAACGCCCTCATCCGCCCGCTGTCGGCCTACGTCGGCCCGGACGAACGGCACATCGAGGGCTTCGTCGACGAGGTCGGCACCTCCGCCATCTCGCTGCGGGCCGCCGAAGCCGACGCCTGA
- a CDS encoding MmgE/PrpD family protein, with product MTVIHHVRVHRSEENLAREDQLAYKIAQVAADPVAVEADVVDMIINRVIDNAAVAAASLTRGPVVAARAQALDHPVSRGGHGGTLFGEPNETVSSPEWAAWANGVAVRELDYHDTFLAAEYSHPGDNIPPILAVAQHVGADGAALVRGIATGYEIQMDLVRAICLHKHKIDHVAHLGPSAAAGIGTLLGLDADTIYQAVGQALHTTTATRQSRKGEISTWKAHAPAFAGKMAVEAVDRAMRGQTSPSPIYEGEDGVIAWMLDGPDARYDVPLPAPGEAKRAILDSYTKEHSAEYQAQAWIDLARTLRRAQGPQADTVFAPENVASIVLHTSHHTHYVIGSGANDPQKYDPSASRETLDHSIPYIFAVALQDGGWHHVDSYTPERASRPDTVALWHKITTAEDAEWTRRYHSEDPDEKAFGGRVEIRLADGTTLTDEIAVADAHPLGARPFARADYIRKFRLLAEPVLEPAEIERFLALAERLPELTAAEVQELNIVAKAGVLASVATPKGLF from the coding sequence ATGACCGTCATCCACCACGTCCGCGTCCACCGCAGCGAGGAGAACCTCGCCCGCGAGGACCAGCTCGCGTACAAGATCGCCCAGGTCGCCGCCGACCCCGTCGCCGTGGAGGCGGACGTCGTCGACATGATCATCAACCGGGTGATCGACAACGCGGCGGTGGCCGCGGCATCCCTCACCCGCGGTCCCGTCGTCGCGGCGCGCGCGCAGGCGCTCGACCACCCGGTCTCCCGCGGCGGCCACGGCGGGACGCTCTTCGGCGAGCCGAACGAGACCGTGTCGAGCCCGGAGTGGGCCGCGTGGGCGAACGGGGTCGCGGTGCGCGAGCTCGACTACCACGACACCTTCCTCGCCGCGGAATACTCGCACCCCGGCGACAACATCCCGCCGATCCTCGCCGTCGCCCAGCACGTCGGCGCCGACGGCGCGGCGCTCGTGCGCGGCATCGCGACCGGCTACGAGATCCAGATGGACCTGGTCCGCGCGATCTGCCTGCACAAGCACAAGATCGACCACGTCGCGCACCTCGGTCCGTCGGCCGCCGCCGGCATCGGGACACTCCTCGGCCTCGACGCCGACACGATCTACCAGGCCGTCGGGCAGGCCCTCCACACGACGACCGCGACCCGGCAGTCGCGCAAGGGCGAGATCTCCACGTGGAAGGCGCACGCGCCCGCGTTCGCCGGAAAGATGGCGGTCGAGGCGGTCGACCGCGCGATGCGTGGCCAGACGTCGCCGTCGCCCATCTACGAAGGCGAGGACGGCGTCATCGCGTGGATGCTCGACGGTCCCGACGCGCGCTACGACGTGCCGCTGCCGGCGCCGGGAGAGGCCAAGCGCGCGATCCTCGACTCGTACACGAAGGAGCACTCGGCCGAGTACCAGGCCCAGGCGTGGATCGACCTGGCGCGCACCCTTCGACGGGCTCAGGGACCGCAGGCGGACACCGTGTTCGCGCCGGAGAACGTGGCATCCATCGTGCTGCACACCTCGCACCACACGCATTACGTCATCGGCTCGGGGGCGAACGACCCGCAGAAGTACGACCCTTCCGCCTCCCGCGAGACCCTCGACCACTCGATCCCGTACATCTTCGCGGTGGCGCTGCAGGACGGCGGGTGGCACCACGTCGACTCGTACACCCCCGAGCGTGCGTCGCGCCCCGACACCGTCGCGCTCTGGCACAAGATCACGACGGCCGAGGACGCCGAGTGGACGCGCCGCTACCACTCCGAAGACCCCGACGAGAAGGCGTTCGGCGGTCGGGTCGAGATCCGCCTCGCCGACGGCACGACCCTGACCGATGAGATCGCCGTCGCCGACGCGCACCCGCTCGGCGCGCGCCCCTTCGCCCGCGCCGATTACATCCGCAAGTTCCGCCTGCTCGCCGAGCCCGTGCTCGAGCCGGCCGAGATCGAGCGCTTCCTCGCGCTCGCCGAGCGCCTGCCCGAGCTGACGGCGGCCGAGGTGCAGGAGCTCAACATCGTTGCGAAGGCGGGCGTCCTGGCATCCGTCGCCACGCCGAAGGGGCTGTTCTGA
- the prpB gene encoding methylisocitrate lyase translates to MLYSQTPAAEKRRILRERLAAGELLRFPGAFNPLSARLIERKGFDGVYISGAVLSADLGLPDIGLTTLTEVAGRGQQIARMTELPAIIDADTGFGEPMNVARTIQTLEDAGLAGTHIEDQVNPKRCGHLDGKQVVDEDTALKRIRAAVDARRDPNFLIMARTDIRAVEGLDAAIDRAKALVDAGADAIFPEAMRDLAEFEAVANAVDVPILANMTEFGKSELFAVDQLRDAGVQIVIWPVSLLRMAMGAAGRALDTLNDEGHLTSQLGQMQHRADLYDLLDYEAYNHFDTNVFNFQITKE, encoded by the coding sequence ATGCTGTACAGCCAGACGCCGGCCGCCGAGAAGCGGCGGATTCTCCGGGAGCGACTCGCGGCGGGCGAGCTGCTGCGGTTCCCTGGCGCGTTCAACCCGCTCAGCGCCCGGCTGATCGAGCGCAAGGGCTTCGACGGGGTCTACATCTCCGGCGCGGTCCTCTCGGCCGACCTGGGCCTGCCCGACATCGGCCTGACGACCCTCACCGAGGTCGCCGGTCGCGGCCAGCAGATCGCCCGCATGACGGAACTGCCCGCCATCATCGACGCCGACACCGGGTTCGGCGAGCCGATGAACGTCGCCCGCACGATCCAGACGCTCGAAGACGCGGGCCTCGCGGGCACGCACATCGAGGACCAGGTCAACCCGAAGCGCTGCGGGCACCTCGACGGCAAGCAGGTCGTCGACGAGGACACCGCCCTCAAGCGCATCCGCGCCGCCGTCGACGCTCGCCGCGACCCGAACTTCCTCATCATGGCGCGCACCGACATCCGCGCCGTGGAAGGGCTGGACGCCGCGATCGACCGCGCGAAGGCGCTGGTGGATGCCGGGGCCGACGCGATCTTCCCCGAGGCGATGCGCGATCTCGCCGAGTTCGAGGCCGTCGCGAACGCGGTCGACGTGCCGATCCTCGCCAACATGACCGAGTTCGGCAAGAGCGAGCTGTTCGCTGTCGACCAGCTGCGCGATGCCGGGGTGCAGATCGTCATCTGGCCGGTGTCCCTCCTGCGGATGGCGATGGGCGCGGCGGGCCGCGCGCTGGATACGCTGAACGACGAGGGGCACCTGACCTCGCAGCTGGGCCAGATGCAGCATCGCGCCGACCTGTACGACCTACTCGACTACGAGGCGTACAACCACTTCGACACGAACGTCTTCAACTTTCAGATCACGAAGGAGTGA